Proteins encoded together in one Bacteroidota bacterium window:
- a CDS encoding acyl carrier protein has protein sequence MPNVSNDTIKAEVRRFLDENLFAGKPDTSFTDDTPLISSRLMDSILALKLVSHLETTFNIEFEAHEVDQDNLNTVNVITEFVAKKCQ, from the coding sequence ATGCCGAACGTTAGTAACGATACCATTAAAGCCGAAGTACGCCGTTTTCTGGATGAAAATTTATTTGCCGGAAAACCGGATACTTCATTTACTGATGACACGCCGCTCATCAGCTCGCGCCTTATGGATTCCATTTTGGCGCTCAAATTAGTGAGCCATCTCGAAACCACGTTCAATATTGAATTTGAAGCGCACGAGGTGGATCAGGATAATTTGAATACAGTGAATGTGATTACTGAATTTGTGGCTAAGAAATGTCAGTAA
- a CDS encoding SET domain-containing protein-lysine N-methyltransferase — translation MKEAKKPKYYVKESKVHGRGVFAAKNIKKGKKIIEYTGEIISWDEADDRFEDKGDHSHTMFFSIEGNRVIDGNVNGSEARFINHSCAPNCEALEKKGRVFIYAKKKIKQDEELFYDYMLIYEGKITKKVLKKYACFCGSKKCRGTQLDLHNK, via the coding sequence ATGAAAGAAGCCAAGAAGCCCAAATACTACGTGAAGGAATCAAAAGTGCACGGACGTGGTGTTTTTGCTGCCAAAAACATTAAAAAGGGCAAAAAAATTATTGAATACACCGGTGAAATTATTTCGTGGGATGAAGCTGATGACCGTTTTGAAGACAAGGGCGATCACTCGCACACCATGTTTTTCAGTATTGAGGGAAATCGTGTAATTGACGGGAATGTGAATGGCAGTGAAGCCCGTTTCATTAATCACAGCTGCGCGCCCAACTGCGAAGCGCTAGAGAAAAAAGGGCGTGTGTTTATTTATGCGAAGAAAAAAATAAAGCAGGACGAGGAATTATTTTACGATTACATGCTGATTTACGAAGGCAAGATTACCAAAAAAGTATTGAAGAAATACGCTTGTTTCTGCGGCAGTAAGAAATGCCGGGGTACGCAGCTTGACCTCCATAACAAATAA
- a CDS encoding FAD/NAD(P)-binding protein: MSGTAHLIIAGGGTSGTLLALHLLRSDVQKKFKITLAERSGSFGGGLAYGAHNKQHHLLNVRVKQLSCFADVPNDFHDYLLSTGRTVSANDFVPRVYFGEYLAQRLQQAVHESNGRLQLLTAEITAAQYTDSGVRCTLSAGGELHGTHLVLACGNLLPAPPAAAATVVSHAAYEKNPWHYDTFHGLDAAATVLLIGSGLTMADLVCELHSRGHRGKILSVSPHGFLPAQHQPPQMPWLPFGEQMLAAADLGTQLRIFRGQLREAEKRGIGWTAVTDSLRPWLQKLWLQGNDAWRNDFMQHVRHIWGVARHRLPPATAAVVYECIARGQLTVAAGRITSLEAKGDLITAQWKPRGKDTRQTIEAAKVINCTGPSSKWLSEGNALVKQMAAAGMLAYDRSALGLHATETGQLIDAAGNEQSGLFALGPMIRGVLWEITAVPEIRAQAAALAETLCT; encoded by the coding sequence ATGAGCGGTACTGCACACCTGATTATTGCCGGAGGCGGTACCTCAGGCACATTGCTGGCGCTGCATCTCCTGCGAAGCGATGTGCAGAAGAAATTTAAAATTACCCTTGCCGAGCGCAGCGGTTCGTTTGGCGGTGGTCTTGCCTACGGCGCGCACAACAAACAGCATCATCTGCTCAATGTGCGTGTAAAGCAGCTTTCGTGCTTTGCCGATGTACCCAACGATTTTCACGATTATCTGCTTTCCACCGGCCGCACGGTATCGGCCAACGATTTTGTGCCGCGTGTGTATTTCGGCGAGTACCTTGCGCAACGTTTGCAGCAGGCCGTGCACGAAAGCAACGGGCGGCTGCAACTGCTAACCGCTGAAATTACGGCCGCGCAGTACACGGATTCCGGTGTACGCTGCACACTATCTGCAGGCGGCGAATTACATGGCACGCATCTGGTGCTGGCCTGCGGCAATTTGCTGCCTGCGCCGCCTGCTGCGGCTGCCACAGTAGTTTCGCATGCGGCGTACGAAAAAAATCCCTGGCACTACGATACATTTCACGGGCTGGATGCAGCGGCCACTGTGCTGCTCATCGGCTCCGGCCTCACCATGGCCGATCTTGTGTGCGAGCTTCACAGCCGCGGGCACCGTGGTAAAATTTTATCGGTGTCGCCGCATGGTTTTTTACCGGCACAGCATCAGCCGCCGCAAATGCCCTGGCTGCCTTTTGGCGAACAAATGCTGGCCGCAGCTGATCTTGGCACACAACTGCGCATCTTCCGCGGGCAGCTCCGCGAGGCCGAAAAGCGGGGTATTGGCTGGACAGCCGTTACCGACAGTCTGCGCCCCTGGCTGCAAAAACTCTGGCTGCAAGGCAACGATGCATGGCGTAATGATTTTATGCAACACGTACGTCACATCTGGGGTGTGGCCCGTCACCGTTTGCCGCCTGCCACGGCGGCTGTGGTGTACGAGTGCATTGCGCGCGGGCAACTTACTGTAGCAGCTGGCCGCATCACGTCACTTGAGGCAAAAGGCGATTTAATTACTGCGCAGTGGAAACCTCGCGGTAAAGACACACGGCAAACAATTGAAGCCGCTAAAGTGATAAACTGCACCGGCCCTTCATCCAAATGGCTGAGCGAAGGCAATGCGCTGGTGAAGCAAATGGCTGCAGCCGGAATGCTTGCCTACGACCGCTCCGCGCTTGGCCTTCATGCCACCGAAACCGGACAGCTTATTGATGCAGCCGGAAATGAACAATCCGGCCTCTTCGCGCTCGGCCCCATGATTCGCGGTGTGCTCTGGGAAATTACGGCGGTACCTGAAATTCGTGCGCAGGCAGCTGCATTGGCGGAAACACTTTGCACCTGA
- a CDS encoding thioredoxin family protein — protein sequence MSVQLSTDTDFQILLASNERVMVKYYADWCGSCKLFSPKYKRIAGDEANTAVAFLDVNAEENEQARKLAGVDNLPFFATFYKGELLEGSATSKEENVKAMIERLMAKN from the coding sequence ATGTCCGTACAACTTTCAACCGATACTGATTTTCAAATACTGCTTGCCTCCAACGAGCGCGTAATGGTAAAATATTATGCCGACTGGTGTGGCTCGTGCAAGCTGTTTTCGCCCAAATACAAACGTATTGCCGGCGATGAGGCTAATACCGCTGTGGCATTTCTTGATGTGAATGCCGAAGAAAACGAGCAGGCCCGCAAGCTGGCCGGAGTGGACAATCTGCCGTTCTTTGCCACGTTTTACAAGGGCGAATTACTTGAAGGTTCGGCTACTTCGAAAGAAGAAAACGTAAAAGCCATGATTGAACGGCTGATGGCCAAAAACTAA
- a CDS encoding gliding motility lipoprotein GldD: MRMFRLLILMLAAASFSLAGCDDDDDEVQTPRPRGYFRIALPEKKWVSYDAECPYTFEMPDYARVTRSMSNTPEPCWRDVQMDRFGATVYLSYKEITNDTMLEELINTSWQLTEKHRSKAQGRKEMEVIRPEDKVYGTLVDVGASAATAIQFYLTDSTKHFIRGSLYFMAVPNKDSLKPVLDFIRQDVEHITQTLKWKDVSLPKGGEIPAKPQPAAEAERKRK, from the coding sequence ATGCGTATGTTTCGCCTGCTTATTTTAATGCTTGCCGCAGCCTCGTTTTCCCTTGCCGGATGCGATGATGACGATGATGAAGTGCAAACGCCCCGTCCGCGCGGCTATTTCCGTATTGCCCTTCCCGAAAAGAAATGGGTAAGCTATGATGCCGAATGCCCGTACACGTTTGAAATGCCCGATTATGCAAGGGTTACAAGAAGCATGTCGAACACTCCGGAGCCCTGCTGGCGCGATGTGCAGATGGATCGTTTCGGGGCCACCGTTTACCTGAGTTACAAGGAAATTACCAACGATACCATGCTTGAGGAGCTTATCAATACCTCGTGGCAGCTTACCGAAAAGCATCGCTCCAAAGCACAGGGCCGCAAGGAAATGGAAGTGATCCGTCCGGAGGATAAGGTATATGGTACGTTGGTGGATGTGGGTGCGAGTGCCGCCACAGCCATTCAGTTTTATTTAACCGACAGCACGAAACATTTCATTCGCGGCTCGCTTTATTTTATGGCGGTGCCCAATAAAGATTCGCTTAAGCCGGTGCTTGATTTTATCCGCCAGGATGTGGAGCATATTACGCAAACGCTGAAGTGGAAAGATGTATCGCTGCCCAAAGGCGGTGAAATACCTGCAAAGCCTCAGCCGGCGGCCGAAGCAGAGAGGAAAAGGAAATGA
- a CDS encoding acyl-CoA/acyl-ACP dehydrogenase: protein MNFGYTASQLAIRAQALELGRALPQPEAGAHCFAPEAWQQLANAGYTGLILPEAVGGAALSATEAAVALEALATTCSDTGLLFSLGAHLCAGVIPVWLHGNAAQQEVLHEVSNGRCIIANAITESHSGSNAFALHTGAVKNAAGYTLSGHKVFCTNAPLAQLFVVYALTDAQKGFFGGISAFLLPREILHVGPSLAKEALQTSPAAELMLNDVHAEETALLGKPGAGVSIFMQSMNWERTLLSALHCGTMQLLLNRCTDYVKQRQTGNGTLAQHQAVQFKLAEMAVDIETARLLVYKAATQLDAGKNANTAAIKAKIHASEAFVRVASAAVQLHGGNGITSAYALTQFLADAQAACIYSGPNEVLRGMLG, encoded by the coding sequence ATGAACTTTGGCTACACCGCATCGCAGCTTGCCATACGCGCACAGGCGCTGGAACTCGGGCGCGCACTTCCGCAGCCCGAAGCCGGTGCACACTGCTTTGCGCCCGAAGCCTGGCAGCAGCTTGCCAACGCCGGCTACACCGGTTTGATTTTACCCGAAGCCGTTGGCGGTGCCGCACTCAGCGCCACAGAAGCAGCCGTGGCGCTCGAAGCATTAGCCACCACCTGCAGCGATACCGGCCTGCTGTTTTCGCTGGGCGCACATCTTTGCGCGGGCGTAATACCCGTGTGGCTTCATGGCAATGCCGCGCAGCAGGAAGTTTTGCATGAAGTAAGCAACGGCCGCTGCATCATTGCCAACGCCATTACCGAATCGCATTCGGGCAGTAATGCGTTTGCGCTGCACACCGGCGCGGTGAAAAATGCCGCGGGCTACACACTCAGCGGACACAAGGTTTTTTGCACCAATGCCCCGCTGGCGCAGCTGTTTGTGGTGTATGCACTTACCGATGCGCAAAAGGGATTTTTCGGCGGTATCTCCGCCTTTCTGCTGCCGCGCGAAATTCTGCATGTGGGGCCGTCGCTGGCAAAAGAAGCCCTGCAAACTTCGCCCGCCGCCGAACTCATGCTTAACGATGTACACGCCGAAGAAACCGCTTTGCTGGGCAAACCCGGCGCCGGCGTAAGCATCTTCATGCAATCAATGAACTGGGAACGCACGCTGCTTTCGGCTTTGCATTGCGGCACCATGCAGCTTTTGCTCAACCGCTGCACCGATTATGTAAAGCAACGTCAAACCGGCAACGGCACGCTTGCACAGCATCAGGCCGTACAGTTTAAACTGGCCGAAATGGCGGTGGATATTGAAACCGCGCGCCTGCTGGTGTACAAAGCCGCCACACAACTTGATGCCGGTAAAAATGCAAACACCGCCGCCATCAAAGCCAAAATACACGCCAGCGAAGCCTTTGTACGCGTGGCTTCAGCCGCCGTACAGTTGCATGGCGGCAACGGAATTACTTCTGCCTACGCGCTTACGCAGTTTCTTGCCGATGCGCAGGCCGCCTGTATTTATTCGGGACCGAATGAGGTGTTGCGGGGGATGCTGGGATAA
- a CDS encoding amino acid adenylation domain-containing protein — MSVNPASLYELFERTAKQFPEKEAISHSDDRYALYGWLSEGVNQIADYLTRNGLVPKQRVLLMDDKSITTICHLLAVLKCGCAVVPFDPTISSERLDFLVQDLQPQLILFREDWPHLPVVPHKGYTQLYEFDYGYLGYFLAQTEAHKDDLAYILFTSGSTGKPKGVTLTHANILAFIYWAQDTFNFSSDELFAGIAPLYFDLSLLDLFGAFVCGGSVVLYGQNEVSNARFLAQHIAQRGITNLYTTPSTLRLLQQFGGAAKQQYPHIKRVLFAGEVFEPKALHQWMQQLPQARFYNLYGPTESNVCTWYEIERPVDDTRTQPYPIGKACTGMELRINESNGELLIAGPQLSPGYWNRDALNSEKFSEADGKTWYHSGDRVRLENGNYVYEGRTDRMLKKRGYRVEPEQIEHVLLQSEHVHEAAVIGGTDTDGYAFLAAFIALNTPAGEMLLTLKNHCAAHLPHYMIPERIIFMAQLPKTGSGKIDYQALKQQL; from the coding sequence ATGTCAGTAAATCCTGCATCGCTGTATGAACTGTTTGAACGGACAGCAAAACAGTTTCCGGAAAAGGAAGCTATTTCTCACAGTGATGACCGATATGCCTTGTACGGTTGGCTTTCTGAAGGGGTAAACCAAATTGCTGATTATCTTACACGTAACGGGCTTGTTCCTAAGCAACGGGTTTTGCTTATGGACGACAAATCGATAACTACAATATGCCATTTGCTTGCGGTATTGAAATGCGGATGTGCTGTAGTTCCTTTTGATCCAACAATTAGCTCCGAACGATTAGATTTTCTTGTTCAGGATCTGCAACCACAATTGATATTATTCAGAGAAGATTGGCCTCACCTGCCTGTTGTGCCGCACAAGGGATATACTCAACTTTATGAATTTGATTACGGCTATTTAGGATATTTCCTCGCCCAAACAGAAGCCCACAAGGATGATCTGGCTTACATCCTTTTTACATCTGGTTCAACTGGTAAACCGAAAGGTGTAACTCTTACACATGCCAATATTCTGGCATTCATCTACTGGGCACAAGACACGTTTAATTTCAGCAGCGATGAACTATTTGCAGGCATCGCTCCGCTCTATTTCGATCTTTCGCTTCTCGATTTGTTTGGTGCATTTGTGTGCGGCGGAAGTGTAGTGCTTTATGGGCAAAACGAAGTAAGTAATGCCCGATTTCTGGCGCAGCACATTGCACAACGAGGAATCACCAACCTCTACACCACACCCAGCACCTTGCGGTTGCTGCAGCAATTTGGCGGCGCGGCAAAGCAGCAATATCCACATATCAAACGTGTGCTCTTTGCCGGCGAAGTATTCGAACCAAAAGCCTTGCACCAGTGGATGCAGCAACTTCCGCAGGCGCGTTTTTACAACCTCTACGGCCCAACCGAAAGCAATGTGTGCACCTGGTACGAAATAGAAAGACCGGTTGACGACACGCGCACACAGCCCTACCCGATTGGCAAAGCCTGTACAGGTATGGAACTTCGTATTAACGAAAGCAACGGCGAACTGCTCATTGCCGGGCCGCAGCTTTCGCCGGGATACTGGAACCGCGATGCACTGAACAGCGAAAAATTCAGCGAGGCCGATGGAAAAACCTGGTACCACAGCGGCGACCGTGTGCGGCTTGAAAACGGGAATTATGTGTATGAAGGCCGCACCGACCGCATGCTGAAAAAGCGCGGCTACCGCGTGGAACCGGAACAAATTGAACACGTGCTGCTGCAGTCGGAACATGTGCACGAAGCCGCCGTAATTGGCGGCACAGACACCGACGGCTATGCCTTTCTCGCCGCATTTATAGCGTTGAATACACCGGCCGGCGAAATGCTGCTGACTCTGAAAAATCATTGTGCCGCACATTTGCCGCATTACATGATTCCCGAACGCATTATCTTCATGGCACAGCTTCCGAAAACCGGCAGCGGCAAAATCGACTATCAGGCACTGAAACAGCAGCTATGA
- a CDS encoding acyltransferase, with protein sequence MNRLVGLDIIRATAILLVVLSHAFRFSPLSAWFQLHISPALGQIGVELFFALSGFLIGRILIRETDSSVSSLNPLHFWGRRWMRTLPAYYFALLLFPLLNRLLHNQPFPEISSYFVFTQNLCTPHPEYFGIAWSLSVEEWAYLFTPLGLIIIGKTSRLSGQNSLLRYSLLLISAGTMIRFFHPALHSAEAGSWDALVRKIVLYRLDAIGYGLLAAAIPIKNISTKQLAAISFSLMSGATLVYLLGGGTSDSINYYTCILLLPLTGMGFASFVLLASRMQTTRKSTIISVVRFVSIVSYSLYLVHSHLWEYTLSVFPENPPAAIAWSYFVGYCICSVLLAYLLYRGIEKPLLMLRDKYLP encoded by the coding sequence ATGAATAGATTAGTTGGTCTGGATATTATACGCGCAACAGCTATTCTGCTGGTTGTGCTCTCGCATGCATTCCGGTTTTCACCGTTGAGTGCGTGGTTTCAACTACATATATCCCCCGCACTGGGACAAATTGGGGTAGAGCTTTTCTTCGCATTGAGCGGATTCCTCATTGGACGCATTTTAATTCGTGAAACAGATTCATCCGTTTCTTCCCTCAATCCACTTCATTTTTGGGGGCGAAGATGGATGCGTACACTTCCCGCCTACTATTTTGCCTTACTCCTGTTTCCCCTCTTAAATCGGCTACTTCACAATCAACCCTTCCCTGAAATCTCATCCTACTTTGTATTCACACAAAACCTCTGCACGCCACATCCCGAATATTTCGGTATTGCATGGAGTCTTTCTGTGGAAGAATGGGCTTACCTGTTTACTCCGTTAGGCTTGATAATTATTGGGAAAACCTCGCGGCTATCAGGCCAAAACTCGTTATTACGTTATAGTTTGCTGCTTATTTCTGCAGGAACAATGATCCGGTTCTTTCACCCTGCACTTCATTCGGCAGAGGCCGGAAGTTGGGATGCATTGGTGCGTAAAATTGTACTGTATCGCCTTGATGCAATCGGATATGGTTTGCTTGCCGCAGCTATTCCAATCAAAAATATCAGCACCAAACAACTTGCGGCCATCAGCTTCTCACTAATGAGCGGAGCCACATTGGTCTATTTACTCGGCGGCGGAACCAGCGATTCAATTAATTATTACACCTGCATCCTGCTTCTCCCGCTAACGGGCATGGGATTCGCAAGCTTTGTGCTTCTGGCTTCGCGCATGCAAACCACACGCAAATCAACGATCATATCGGTTGTCCGGTTTGTAAGTATTGTTTCCTACTCACTATACCTTGTGCATTCTCACTTGTGGGAATACACCCTTTCCGTATTCCCCGAAAATCCGCCTGCCGCAATTGCATGGTCGTATTTCGTCGGTTATTGCATTTGCTCAGTGTTGTTGGCTTATCTGCTGTACAGAGGCATAGAAAAACCCTTACTGATGCTGCGCGACAAATACCTGCCTTGA
- a CDS encoding immune inhibitor A, translating into MKHLRLLIFFFTFSITSFAQQPEWSRVRIYTGSDGLLKLAQAGICVDHGEIKQGYSFTTDLSRQELARVQQLGLSFDVLIADVQQHYIAQNDPQRLAAASANTQAVNCTAPVVYPTPANFTLGSMGGFFTYNEILWHLDNMATLYPNLVKARAPIDSNLTTAEGRYVYWLKLSDNASADEPEPEMLYSAAHHAREPAGVSQLILYMYYLLENYNSNPEIQYLLNNTELYFVPCVNPDGYIYNETNNPQGGGMWRKNRFDNGDGTYGIDLNRNYGYNWGYDNNGSSPVSSDDTYRGASAFSEAETQLMRQFANAHQFRIALNYHTYSNLLICPWGYEYQTFTPDSALFSTWGALLTADNNYAFGTADQTVGYTANGNSDDWMYGEQSTKPKIMAMTPEAGDQADGFWPAQNRIIDICKLNIPMDLYAARLLLAYGIAHDRGDRYLRQTSGYLHYDFQRLGLDTTPVYTVSITPLSPWMTATGPARTYNGISLLQTVQDSISYTLNAATPQGTSITYILSISNGNFTWSDTLTKIYGTTTILLANSGSSITGWTASGGWNTTTSQFWSAPSCITDSPNGNYPPGANSRLTTVSALDLTTSISANLTFYTRFEIEPGYDYAQAQVSTDGGASWTALCGRYTTNNNNIDNGNAAWTGFQSGWVKEQMPLDDYLGQQILLRFRLRADFGVEYDGFFFDDLLVEVIDTASVGMPEMQVATLSQNMPNPADNYTYINTGNLQQNGVLEIYNSVGQLAMSMPVNAGTQAVRINTAQLMQGVYFYRLQVNGVVSETKRMQVVR; encoded by the coding sequence ATGAAACACCTGCGCCTGCTGATCTTCTTTTTTACGTTTTCCATTACCTCTTTTGCACAACAGCCTGAATGGTCGCGGGTGCGGATTTACACCGGTTCCGATGGCTTGCTGAAACTGGCACAGGCCGGTATTTGTGTGGATCATGGCGAGATTAAGCAGGGCTATTCATTTACTACTGATCTTTCGCGGCAGGAGCTTGCGCGTGTGCAGCAGCTCGGGCTAAGTTTTGATGTGCTTATTGCCGATGTGCAGCAACATTACATTGCACAAAACGATCCGCAGCGTCTGGCGGCAGCTTCAGCAAACACACAGGCCGTAAACTGCACTGCACCTGTGGTGTATCCTACCCCAGCCAATTTTACGCTTGGCTCAATGGGGGGCTTTTTTACCTACAACGAAATTCTCTGGCACCTCGATAATATGGCCACGCTTTATCCCAATCTGGTAAAGGCGCGTGCTCCTATCGACAGCAATTTAACAACGGCAGAAGGGCGTTATGTGTACTGGCTTAAACTGTCTGATAATGCTTCTGCTGATGAGCCGGAACCCGAAATGCTTTATTCGGCCGCTCACCATGCGCGAGAACCGGCGGGTGTTTCGCAGCTTATTCTGTATATGTATTATCTGCTCGAAAACTACAATTCAAATCCCGAAATTCAGTACCTGCTCAATAATACAGAATTGTATTTTGTGCCCTGTGTAAATCCCGACGGATATATCTATAATGAAACGAATAACCCTCAGGGAGGTGGTATGTGGCGGAAAAACAGGTTTGATAATGGTGATGGAACCTACGGAATTGACCTAAACCGTAATTACGGTTATAATTGGGGTTATGATAATAACGGATCTTCACCTGTTTCAAGTGATGATACCTACCGTGGGGCTTCGGCGTTCTCAGAAGCGGAGACACAATTGATGCGGCAGTTTGCCAATGCGCATCAGTTTCGCATCGCACTTAATTATCATACCTACAGCAATCTGCTTATTTGTCCGTGGGGCTACGAATACCAGACATTTACGCCCGATTCGGCCTTGTTTTCGACCTGGGGAGCTTTGCTTACCGCCGATAATAATTATGCGTTTGGGACCGCCGATCAGACTGTAGGCTACACGGCCAACGGAAATTCCGACGACTGGATGTATGGCGAACAAAGCACCAAGCCCAAGATTATGGCGATGACACCCGAAGCCGGCGATCAGGCCGATGGTTTCTGGCCGGCGCAGAACCGCATTATCGACATCTGCAAGCTGAATATTCCGATGGACTTGTATGCTGCTCGTTTACTGCTGGCTTATGGCATTGCACACGATCGCGGCGACCGTTACCTGCGCCAGACTTCAGGCTATCTGCACTACGATTTTCAACGGCTCGGACTTGACACTACGCCGGTTTATACGGTAAGCATTACACCGCTTTCGCCGTGGATGACTGCAACCGGCCCGGCCCGCACGTACAATGGTATTTCGCTGCTGCAAACAGTGCAGGATTCTATTTCCTATACACTCAATGCCGCCACGCCGCAGGGAACATCTATCACTTACATTCTTTCCATCAGCAATGGCAATTTTACGTGGAGCGATACGCTGACCAAAATTTACGGCACCACCACCATATTGCTTGCCAACAGCGGAAGTTCCATTACCGGCTGGACGGCCAGCGGCGGCTGGAACACCACCACTTCACAGTTCTGGTCGGCGCCGTCGTGCATAACCGACAGCCCCAACGGAAATTATCCGCCCGGCGCCAACTCACGACTAACTACAGTGAGTGCACTTGATCTTACTACGTCAATAAGTGCAAACCTCACCTTCTACACCCGCTTTGAAATTGAGCCGGGCTACGATTACGCGCAAGCGCAGGTTTCAACCGATGGCGGTGCTTCGTGGACTGCACTTTGCGGCCGTTATACCACCAACAACAATAACATCGACAACGGCAATGCGGCGTGGACTGGTTTCCAAAGCGGCTGGGTAAAAGAGCAGATGCCGCTTGATGATTATTTGGGTCAGCAAATTCTTCTTCGCTTCCGCCTCCGCGCCGACTTTGGCGTGGAATACGACGGATTTTTCTTTGATGATTTGCTGGTGGAAGTAATTGATACCGCCTCTGTAGGAATGCCAGAAATGCAGGTCGCCACACTCTCACAAAACATGCCTAATCCGGCCGATAATTACACGTATATCAATACCGGTAATTTGCAGCAGAACGGTGTGCTTGAAATTTACAACAGTGTGGGACAGCTTGCCATGAGTATGCCGGTAAATGCAGGCACACAGGCTGTACGTATAAATACAGCGCAACTTATGCAGGGCGTGTATTTTTACCGGTTGCAGGTGAATGGTGTGGTTTCGGAAACGAAGCGGATGCAGGTGGTGCGGTAG